In Pseudobacteroides sp., one DNA window encodes the following:
- a CDS encoding N-acetylmuramoyl-L-alanine amidase family protein encodes MAKSVYLSPSTQENNLGAGGYGTEEQRMNQVADVTQQVLERHSVTVYRNKPEWPLSQVVVDSNSKNPDIHFAVHSNAGGGRGCEVYCHRFGGNGEKLARAVYAELSPLTPTADRGVKEGYNFYGQGKHMYELAYTKAPAALVETAYHDNQEDAKWIISHIEAIGTAIAKGILNYFGILYKEESPNLDKELEVLQEFGIIKSPDYWSENAVKGKYVAGEYAAILIQRVAALLMKGGI; translated from the coding sequence ATGGCTAAAAGCGTTTATCTAAGCCCGTCTACACAGGAAAACAATCTAGGTGCAGGCGGCTATGGCACAGAAGAGCAGCGGATGAACCAGGTGGCGGATGTCACACAGCAGGTGCTTGAGAGGCATAGCGTAACAGTCTACAGGAATAAGCCGGAGTGGCCGCTTTCACAGGTAGTGGTCGATAGCAACTCCAAGAATCCCGACATCCATTTTGCCGTTCACAGCAATGCGGGCGGTGGCAGGGGATGCGAGGTTTACTGCCACAGGTTCGGAGGCAACGGCGAAAAGCTGGCAAGGGCTGTATATGCGGAGCTTTCACCTTTGACACCGACAGCGGATAGAGGAGTCAAGGAAGGGTACAACTTTTATGGACAGGGCAAGCATATGTATGAGCTGGCATATACCAAAGCGCCTGCCGCATTGGTGGAAACAGCCTACCATGATAACCAGGAGGATGCCAAGTGGATTATATCCCATATAGAGGCAATCGGGACTGCCATTGCCAAAGGGATACTGAATTACTTCGGTATATTATATAAGGAAGAAAGTCCGAATTTGGACAAAGAACTTGAGGTGCTTCAGGAATTCGGTATCATAAAGTCGCCGGATTATTGGAGTGAAAATGCAGTAAAAGGTAAATATGTAGCTGGTGAATATGCCGCTATCCTGATACAAAGGGTAGCGGCTTTATTAATGAAGGGAGGAATTTAG
- a CDS encoding holin, which produces MNQSRWRSPVAWSAVVALVLFVLKNYGLLAPVGLTEDSFKELTALIFGVLSAFAFFNDPTSKDSF; this is translated from the coding sequence ATGAACCAATCAAGATGGAGAAGCCCTGTTGCATGGAGTGCCGTAGTGGCACTGGTTTTATTTGTACTGAAAAATTACGGACTGTTGGCACCTGTCGGACTCACGGAGGATAGCTTTAAAGAGCTTACTGCTTTAATATTTGGTGTTCTTTCGGCATTTGCCTTTTTCAATGATCCAACCAGCAAGGACAGCTTTTGA